AACTATCCAAACCCGTTCAATCCGGAAACGTGGATACCGTATCGGTTGTCTAAACCTGCCAATGTCACATTGCACATTTATGCTGTAAATGGTACATTGGTGCGGACATTGTCACTCGGATATCAACCTGCAGGTATCTATCAAAGCCGTTCCCGGGCAGCGTATTGGGATGGTAAAAATCAGTTCAGTGAACCCGTCGCAAGCGGACTCTATTTCTACACGCTTACCGCTGGCGATTTTTCTGCGACACGCAAGATGTTGATATGGAAGTAGAACATATTCAAGGAAGGATAGACGAAAAGGGAGTATGGAGGATGCGGTTCTTATCTTCCCACACTTCCAACCTTCCATTCATAAACCCAATTGTACGTTGCGATCGAAAACTGACGAGAAGGAGTTTTTTATGACAGGACTTATGGTAAATGCAAAGTCCCTCGTGCTTATTTTAACTATCGTCCTGATAATTTTTGGCACGCAAAGCAGTTTCGGACAAACGATAACCGCCTCGACCCCAGAGCCGTTGACAGAAGCGACACTACATGAAAGCGTCATCACACTCACACTCAGCGGGGCGCGGTTTATCAATAGGAAATCGGTTATTAGGGATGCGTTGACGCTTTCTGGTATTGAAGGTATCACTATTGTCAGGTGGCCTTTTTTAGAGCGCGTCAGTGACACGGAGGTGACCGTTCCATTGATATTTGATGGCAACATAGACACCAATGCCACCCTGACTTTCACCGTGGAGGCAGGTGCAATCGTAGATTATGATGGAAACGCGCTCACTGCGACACTACCTGTCACCGCAATGCAGGAATCCTTGGAAGCATCAACAGAGTCTCCCTTGACAGAGGTAACACTACACGGGAACATCATCACCCTCACACTCACTGGGCGGCGGTTTGTTGATGAATGGAAAATTGACGACGCGTTGTCATTCTCAGGCATTGATGGAGTCGCTTTTAAATCATACGATGTAGAACGCGTAAGCGACACGGTGGTAACCGTTCTACTGAACTTCTCCGGCAACATAGACACCGATGCAACCCTCACGATCACCGTAGGTCCCGAGGCCATAGTAGGTGGATATGATAAAGCCTTTACCTTTCAATTCCCTGTCACGGCCGTTGAAGAATCACTGGAGGCATCAACGGCATTTCCCTTGACAGAGGCAACCCTGCACGGGAACATCATCACCCTCACCCTCACTGGTCGGCAATTCGTTGATGAATGGGAAATCGGACGCGCGTTGTCATTCTCAGGCATTGATGGAGTCACTTTTAAATCATACGATGTAGAACGCGTAAGCGACACGGTGGTAACCGTTCTACTGAACTTCTCCGGCAACATAGACACCGACTCCACGCTCACCCTCACCGTCGATCCCAATGCTATCGTAGGTGGATACGATAAACCCTTTACTTTTCAATTCCCTGTCACCGCTGTAGAGGAATCCTTGGAAGCATCAACGGAAACACCCTTGACAGAGGCAATGCTAAACGGAGGCATCATCACCCTCACCCTCACCGGGCGACAATTCGCTTACGGGTGGGACCTCGAAGATGCTATAACAGTCTCCGGTATTGAAGGTGTTGCTTTTGAATCGTCGGATGTGGAGCGTTTAAGTGCTACAGAGGTTATCGTTCCGCTGATCTTTTCCGGTAACATTGACACCGATGCAACCTTCACGCTCACCGTCGGTGCCGAAGCCATAAACTATAATAAAGACTTTACTTTTCAATTCCCTGTCACCGCTGTAGAGGAATCCTTGGAGGCATCAACGGAGGCACCCTTGACAGAGGCAATGCTGAACGGAGGCATCATCACGCTCACACTCACCGGGCGACAATTCGCTTACGGGTGGGACCTCGAAGATGCTATAACAGTCTCCGGCATTGAGGGGGTCGCTACACGGAAGTCTGGATCGCTTGGTGTTTTCGCTGCCAGCTGGAGCACTGTGAAGCGTGTGAGCGATATCCTGGTAACCGTTGAACTCAACTTTTCTGGTAACATTGACGCGGATGCCACCCTTACCCTCACCGTCGGTGCCGAAGCCATAAACTATAATAAAGACTTTACTTTTCAATTCCCTGTCACCGCTGTAGAGGAATCCTTAGAGGCATCAACGGAGTTTCCTTTGACGGAGGCGACGCTGGGCGGAAGCATCGTCACGCTTACGCTTACCGGACGTCCGTTTACTTATGATTGGGATGAAGACGCGTTGTCCGTTTCCGGCCTTGACGGTGTCACCCTTGATTCATGGTATGTAGAACGTGTGAGCGACACAGAGATAGCAATTCCACTTGGATTTGATGGCACTGACTTTGATACCGATGCTACGCTTACATTTACCGTCGGGGCAAGCATGGCAAACCATACGCAGGCGTTCACTGCCCAAGTTCTCGTTACCGCGATACAGAAATCGAACGCTACCGTGAACATATCTCCCTCACTGGTAATTTCTCCGAATATCGGAGAGCTGCTAACATTCAATCTCAATATTGTAGGCGGAGAAAACATCGCAGGCTATCATGTGACCGTGTTGTTTGATAACACCGCCCTAAGTCTCGTAGAGGCTACCAAGGGCGACTACCTACCAGCTGATCCGTTCTTTTTAACGGATGGACCCTTTGGGGAATCTTCGCTCATCATATCCTCAAGCACTGGGGACTTTCGGAATTTAGAGGAAGTGAGGCTCATTGCAAACACACTTGCTGGCGCAGGTAAAGGTGATGGCACACTCGCCACCCTTACATTTGAAGTCGTTGACTTTAAAGCATCCACGTTGACGCTATCCCAAGTCTACCTTGTAGACGCAGATGGCAAGCGGTGGGAAGCCAC
The genomic region above belongs to Candidatus Poribacteria bacterium and contains:
- a CDS encoding T9SS type A sorting domain-containing protein; the encoded protein is MTGLMVNAKSLVLILTIVLIIFGTQSSFGQTITASTPEPLTEATLHESVITLTLSGARFINRKSVIRDALTLSGIEGITIVRWPFLERVSDTEVTVPLIFDGNIDTNATLTFTVEAGAIVDYDGNALTATLPVTAMQESLEASTESPLTEVTLHGNIITLTLTGRRFVDEWKIDDALSFSGIDGVAFKSYDVERVSDTVVTVLLNFSGNIDTDATLTITVGPEAIVGGYDKAFTFQFPVTAVEESLEASTAFPLTEATLHGNIITLTLTGRQFVDEWEIGRALSFSGIDGVTFKSYDVERVSDTVVTVLLNFSGNIDTDSTLTLTVDPNAIVGGYDKPFTFQFPVTAVEESLEASTETPLTEAMLNGGIITLTLTGRQFAYGWDLEDAITVSGIEGVAFESSDVERLSATEVIVPLIFSGNIDTDATFTLTVGAEAINYNKDFTFQFPVTAVEESLEASTEAPLTEAMLNGGIITLTLTGRQFAYGWDLEDAITVSGIEGVATRKSGSLGVFAASWSTVKRVSDILVTVELNFSGNIDADATLTLTVGAEAINYNKDFTFQFPVTAVEESLEASTEFPLTEATLGGSIVTLTLTGRPFTYDWDEDALSVSGLDGVTLDSWYVERVSDTEIAIPLGFDGTDFDTDATLTFTVGASMANHTQAFTAQVLVTAIQKSNATVNISPSLVISPNIGELLTFNLNIVGGENIAGYHVTVLFDNTALSLVEATKGDYLPADPFFLTDGPFGESSLIISSSTGDFRNLEEVRLIANTLAGAGKGDGTLATLTFEVVDFKASTLTLSQVYLVDADGKRWEATTQSGEVTIPPEPENAILGDINRDGVVNIQDLVIVSARFGQKRKSSADVNEDGLVDIVDLVLVANAVGEAAAAPPLNPQALELLTAGDIQGWLAQARQLTLTDPAYLRGLTVLEQLLKALTPKKTALLPNYPNPFNPETWIPYHLSNDADVQIEIYNIKGVLVRRLDFGHQMAGYYTDRTKAAYWDGKNEFGEPVASGLYFYTLTAGDFSATRKMLIRK